A window of the Planctomicrobium piriforme genome harbors these coding sequences:
- a CDS encoding IS4 family transposase produces the protein MFDGQFVFTQLMHFLPRREFNACVERYQGQRRERGFSCRDQFLCLAFAQLTYRESLRDIETCLRALEPKLYHAGFRGQVSRSTLADANRAHDWRIYSDFAQILIRRARRLYASERLAVDLEQTVYALDSTTIDLCLSLFPWAKFRRRKGAVKLHTLLDLRGSIPCFIHISHGKMHDLLVLDQLPIEPGAFYVMDRGYVDFARLHRFTQHSAFFVTRAKRNLDATRRSRRPVDKSLGLRCDQTILLSGPKSSRLYPDPLRRVAFYDVPTQRRFAFLTNNFALPALTIAELYRSRWQVELFFKWIKQHLRIKAFYGTSDNAVKTQVWIAVSVYVLVAIIKKELRLDRSLADILQILSVTLFEKTQLFEALSVKNPPVSEQAFPNQLKLFD, from the coding sequence GTGTTCGATGGACAATTCGTGTTTACCCAACTGATGCACTTCTTGCCTCGCCGCGAGTTCAACGCTTGCGTCGAACGCTACCAAGGGCAGCGTCGCGAACGCGGCTTTTCGTGTCGCGATCAGTTTTTGTGTTTGGCTTTCGCCCAACTGACTTATCGGGAGAGCCTGCGAGACATCGAAACGTGCCTGCGAGCACTCGAACCGAAATTGTATCATGCTGGGTTTCGCGGCCAGGTCTCGCGCAGCACGCTCGCCGACGCGAACCGTGCGCACGACTGGCGCATCTACTCCGACTTTGCACAGATTTTGATTCGTCGTGCACGTCGTTTGTATGCAAGCGAGCGTCTCGCCGTCGATCTCGAGCAGACCGTCTATGCCCTCGACTCCACGACCATCGACTTGTGCCTGAGTCTGTTTCCCTGGGCGAAGTTTCGACGGCGCAAGGGGGCCGTGAAGCTGCATACGCTGCTGGACCTGCGGGGCAGCATTCCCTGCTTTATCCACATTTCGCATGGAAAAATGCACGATCTGCTGGTACTCGATCAATTGCCGATCGAACCGGGCGCGTTCTACGTCATGGACCGGGGCTACGTCGACTTCGCACGCCTGCATCGTTTCACGCAGCACTCGGCGTTCTTCGTGACCAGAGCCAAACGCAATCTCGACGCGACGCGTCGCAGCCGCCGACCCGTGGACAAGTCCCTGGGCTTGCGGTGCGACCAGACCATCCTGCTGTCCGGTCCGAAGTCGTCGCGGCTGTACCCCGATCCGCTGCGACGGGTGGCCTTCTACGATGTGCCGACGCAGCGTCGGTTTGCCTTCCTGACGAACAACTTCGCGCTGCCGGCCCTGACGATCGCCGAGTTGTATCGGAGCCGCTGGCAGGTGGAACTGTTCTTCAAGTGGATCAAGCAGCATCTGCGGATCAAGGCCTTCTACGGGACCAGCGACAACGCGGTGAAGACGCAGGTGTGGATCGCCGTCAGCGTGTATGTGCTGGTGGCGATCATCAAAAAGGAACTGCGGCTCGACCGGAGCCTGGCGGACATTTTGCAAATTCTGAGTGTGACGCTTTTCGAGAAAACCCAGCTTTTTGAGGCACTTTCCGTCAAAAACCCGCCTGTTTCAGAACAGGCTTTTCCTAACCAGTTGAAACTGTTCGACTAA